A region from the Benincasa hispida cultivar B227 chromosome 12, ASM972705v1, whole genome shotgun sequence genome encodes:
- the LOC120067630 gene encoding pentatricopeptide repeat-containing protein At5g40410, mitochondrial-like, whose translation MQKVRKFASFVRTITTATSEFLATTSPIHLPRPYSHLGVHARDVIYLKNREINKLIKLGHLNSAIKLFDEMPLHDVVTYNLLISGCLRNGHPERAFGLYSQMVLRGIRESASTFTSVLGTCSNMDFFKEGSQIHCRVVFFGFTLNLFIASSLIDFYMRMGLDIVALKLFDELPQRNIAVWNLLLCRYCELSQRDLTRCRLLHCCAIKSGFEYNSVVSCSLMDSYSKCGQVELSCKIFEEIHSPGVICFTSIINGYARNGLGKEGVEMLKTMIQKGLKPDKVTFLCALIGCNHSGLVEEGRFVFESMKTLHGIEPEWKHYSCMVDLLGRVGLLDEAEKLIQKVPERVNGVIWSSMLRSCRIHGNETIGRKIAKSLVDLEAEDPAILLQASNFYSDIGDFETSKKLREIALTKKVIREIGHSLIEEKIHC comes from the exons ATGCAAAAGGTAAGGAAATTCGCCTCCTTCGTCCGAACTATTACAACTGCAACATCCGAATTTCTAGCCACGACATCACCAATCCATTTACCACGGCCATACTCGCATTTGGGTGTGCATGCTCGTGATGTCATTTACCTTAAGAATCGAgaaatcaataaacttataaaACTGGGCCATCTTAACTCTGCCATTAAGTTGTTCGATGAAATGCCTCTTCATGACGTCGTTACTTACAATTTGCTGATTTCTGGGTGTCTTCGCAATGGGCATCCGGAGCGCGCATTTGGTCTATACAGCCAAATGGTTTTACGAGGGATTAGAGAAAGTGCGTCAACATTTACTTCAGTCTTGGGTACTTGTAGCAACATGGATTTTTTCAAAGAAGGGAGTCAAATTCACTGCAGGGTTGTTTTTTTTGGGTTTaccttgaatttgtttattgCCAGCTCTCTAATTGATTTCTATATGAGAATGGGTCTTGATATTGTAGCTTTGAAGCTGTTTGATGAGTTGCCGCAACGAAATATAGCTGTTTGGAACTTGTTGCTTTGTCGGTACTGTGAACTGAGCCA ACGGGACTTGACCAGATGTAGATTGCTCCACTGTTGTGCCATAAAATCAGGCTTTGAATATAATTCCGTGGTTTCTTGTTCTTTAATGGATTCTTATTCAAAGTGTGGTCAAGTTGAGCTCTCTTGCAAAATTTTTGAGGAAATCCATTCCCCCGGTGTCATTTGTTTCACCTCAATCATCAATGGATATGCCCGAAATGGACTGGGGAAGGAGGGTGTTGAAATGCTCAAGACGATGATCCAGAAAGGCCTGAAACCTGACAAAGTGACTTTCTTGTGTGCATTGATAGGGTGCAACCATTCAGGACTTGTCGAAGAAGGAAGATTTGTGTTTGAGTCGATGAAAACCCTTCACGGAATTGAACCAGAATGGAAACATTATTCATGCATGGTCGATCTTCTTGGTCGTGTAGGTCTGCTGGATGAGGCTGAAAAGTTGATTCAAAAGGTGCCTGAAAGGGTCAACGGTGTAATCTGGAGCTCCATGTTAAGAAGTTGTAGAATCCATGGAAATGAAACAATCGGAAGGAAAATTGCAAAGTCGTTGGTGGACCTTGAAGCTGAAGATCCTGCCATTCTTTTGCAGGCTTCAAACTTCTATTCTGATATTGGAGATTTTGAAACTTCAAAGAAACTTAGAGAAATTGCATTGACAAAAAAAGTGATAAGAGAAATTGGTCACAGTTTAATTGAGGAAAAAATTCATTGTTAA
- the LOC120068045 gene encoding major pollen allergen Ole e 6-like — MAKKMIAVFFMCIVVMAALQFATANEEVDKYEAKFDAKYKSCYETCEKECLENGSGQTFCEVKCDEDCDEKEKADKLHIELH, encoded by the exons atggccaAGAAGATGATTGCAGTGTTTTTTATGTGCATTGTGGTGATGGCTGCTTTGCAATTTGCCACTGCCAATGAAGAGGTGGACAAATATGAGGCTAAATTTGATGCCAAATACAAGTCTTGCTATGAAACTTGTGAGAAGGAATGTCTTGAAAATGGCAGTGGTCAAACCTTTTGTGAAGTTAAATGTGATGAAGATtgtgatgaaaaagaaaaagctg ATAAGCTACACATCGAATTACATTGA